One genomic segment of Peribacillus sp. FSL H8-0477 includes these proteins:
- the fliP gene encoding flagellar type III secretion system pore protein FliP (The bacterial flagellar biogenesis protein FliP forms a type III secretion system (T3SS)-type pore required for flagellar assembly.), giving the protein MNDVMELFANSEAANVSTSIKLILMLTVLSLAPSILILMTCFTRIVIVLGFVRTSLATQQMPPNQVIVGLAMFITFFVMAPTFQEVNQQALTPLLEEKIELDEAYELAAGPFKEFMSAHTREKDLALFLNYAKIDKPKTIQDIPLTALVPAYAISEIKTAFQIGFMIFIPFLVIDMVIASVLMSMGMMMLPPVMISLPFKILLFVLVDGWYLVVKSLLQSF; this is encoded by the coding sequence ATGAATGATGTTATGGAGCTGTTTGCTAACAGTGAAGCCGCCAATGTTTCTACTTCTATTAAGCTCATTTTAATGCTGACGGTTCTATCACTCGCCCCTAGTATTCTAATTTTAATGACATGCTTTACTAGAATCGTTATTGTACTTGGATTTGTCAGGACATCGCTTGCGACTCAGCAGATGCCTCCGAATCAGGTTATTGTTGGACTAGCGATGTTCATTACGTTTTTCGTAATGGCGCCTACATTTCAAGAAGTAAATCAACAAGCATTGACACCTCTGTTAGAAGAGAAAATTGAATTAGATGAAGCCTATGAGCTTGCTGCGGGACCATTTAAAGAATTTATGAGTGCACATACCCGGGAAAAGGATCTTGCATTATTTTTAAATTATGCCAAGATCGATAAACCCAAAACAATACAGGATATCCCGCTAACGGCACTTGTACCTGCTTATGCAATCAGTGAAATAAAAACGGCCTTCCAAATTGGATTTATGATTTTTATTCCCTTTTTAGTGATTGATATGGTCATTGCCAGCGTCCTTATGTCAATGGGGATGATGATGCTTCCGCCCGTCATGATTTCACTTCCGTTTAAAATTCTCTTATTTGTCCTTGTGGATGGCTGGTACTTAGTTGTGAAATCATTACTACAAAGTTTTTAG
- the fliQ gene encoding flagellar biosynthesis protein FliQ has product MTPETVIDVAKQGIYTVLIVSGPLLIIALGVGLLVSIFQATTQIQEQTLAFVPKIVAVLAGLVIFGPWMLSHMLSYANEIFSNLNRFVG; this is encoded by the coding sequence ATGACACCTGAGACAGTCATTGATGTGGCGAAACAAGGTATATATACAGTCCTTATTGTGAGTGGACCCTTACTGATTATTGCGCTTGGTGTAGGTCTCTTGGTAAGTATTTTCCAAGCGACTACTCAAATACAGGAACAGACGCTTGCTTTTGTTCCGAAAATTGTTGCTGTATTAGCTGGTCTGGTCATTTTCGGACCTTGGATGCTGAGCCATATGCTATCGTATGCCAATGAAATATTCAGTAATTTAAATAGATTTGTAGGGTAG
- the fliR gene encoding flagellar biosynthetic protein FliR: MEDLLQNFPAFLLVLVRVSAFFIMMPFFSYRTIPASHRLGLSLFLAWIMYYSIDVPVLELDSVYFLLILKEALVGLFIGFAAFMIMTVVQIAGGFIDFQMGFSIANVIDPQSGTQSPLTGQYLYTIALLLLLSLNGHHLLLDGIFYSYQYVPMDQLFVPFGNEALMEYFVKAFNQTFIIALQMSIPVVGCLFLVDVGLGIVARTVPQLNIFVVGIPVKIIASFMTLLVVMGMMMVVVEHLFDYLLVTLRGLMQLIGGS, translated from the coding sequence ATGGAGGATTTACTACAGAATTTTCCGGCTTTTTTATTAGTGCTGGTCCGCGTTTCAGCTTTTTTTATTATGATGCCATTCTTTTCGTACCGGACCATTCCAGCCTCACATCGGTTAGGTCTTAGCTTATTCTTAGCCTGGATTATGTACTATTCAATCGATGTGCCGGTATTAGAGCTGGATTCAGTGTACTTTCTTCTTATTTTAAAAGAAGCACTGGTGGGTTTGTTCATTGGGTTTGCAGCTTTTATGATTATGACCGTCGTACAAATTGCTGGGGGCTTCATTGACTTTCAGATGGGTTTTTCAATTGCCAATGTTATTGATCCGCAATCAGGTACACAAAGTCCATTAACTGGTCAGTATTTATATACTATTGCTTTACTCTTATTACTTTCGTTGAATGGTCACCATTTATTACTCGATGGGATCTTTTATAGTTATCAATATGTTCCAATGGATCAATTGTTCGTACCATTTGGTAATGAAGCCTTAATGGAATACTTCGTTAAAGCTTTTAACCAAACATTCATCATTGCGCTGCAAATGTCTATTCCTGTAGTCGGCTGTCTTTTTTTAGTTGATGTTGGACTAGGAATTGTTGCTCGAACCGTTCCACAGCTTAATATTTTTGTTGTCGGAATTCCAGTCAAGATTATCGCGAGTTTTATGACGCTATTAGTCGTAATGGGAATGATGATGGTGGTTGTGGAACACCTATTTGATTATTTGCTCGTCACGCTTAGAGGGTTGATGCAGCTGATCGGAGGATCATAG
- the flhB gene encoding flagellar biosynthesis protein FlhB: protein MALNLDLQFFAGEKTEKATPKKKQDSRKKGQVAKSQDINTAITLLAVFMVLMVTGASMLDAFLRLIRHAFRSYMLMPVTEESVLLLLTEVIIEIAKILAPILGVALLSAVASNFLQIGFLFSTESIQFKLDKIDPIKGFKRIFSMRAIVELLKSVLKISFVGLVTFWVIWGRMDEIITLSQKTVAAAMATIGDITVRVGLYASVALLFLSLLDYLYQKYDFEKNIRMSKQDIKDEYKNIEGDPLIKSKIKQKQREMAMQRMMQEVPNADVVITNPTHFAIALKYDEQKSDAPYVVAKGVDFVAQKIKLVAKEHDIIMMENRPLARSLYDQAEIGQAIPEEFFKAIAEILAFVYKTKGKI from the coding sequence ATGGCACTTAACCTAGATTTGCAATTTTTCGCAGGGGAAAAGACAGAGAAAGCTACACCAAAGAAAAAACAGGACTCTCGGAAAAAAGGTCAAGTGGCCAAAAGCCAAGATATTAATACGGCAATCACCTTACTCGCCGTTTTTATGGTTCTGATGGTTACCGGTGCTTCTATGCTTGATGCATTCTTGCGGTTAATACGACATGCCTTTCGTTCTTATATGCTGATGCCTGTAACGGAGGAAAGTGTCTTGCTCCTATTAACAGAGGTGATTATAGAAATAGCGAAAATTCTGGCACCGATTTTAGGTGTTGCACTCCTTTCTGCTGTAGCGTCGAATTTTTTACAAATTGGTTTCCTATTTTCAACTGAATCGATCCAGTTTAAACTGGATAAAATTGATCCAATTAAAGGATTTAAACGAATTTTTTCTATGCGTGCTATTGTGGAATTATTAAAATCAGTCCTAAAAATTTCTTTCGTTGGTCTGGTTACATTTTGGGTCATCTGGGGACGGATGGATGAAATAATAACCCTGTCTCAGAAAACAGTCGCAGCTGCTATGGCGACAATCGGAGATATTACAGTAAGAGTCGGATTGTATGCATCTGTTGCGTTACTGTTTTTATCTTTACTTGACTATCTTTATCAAAAATATGACTTTGAAAAAAATATCCGGATGTCCAAACAAGATATCAAGGATGAATATAAAAATATTGAAGGCGATCCATTGATTAAGTCAAAAATCAAACAAAAACAACGAGAAATGGCCATGCAGAGAATGATGCAGGAAGTTCCGAATGCGGATGTTGTGATTACTAATCCTACGCATTTTGCAATAGCCCTGAAATACGATGAACAAAAATCTGATGCTCCATATGTTGTAGCAAAAGGGGTCGATTTTGTTGCACAGAAGATCAAATTGGTGGCCAAGGAACATGACATTATTATGATGGAAAATCGCCCCTTGGCTCGATCACTATATGATCAGGCAGAAATCGGCCAAGCAATACCTGAGGAATTTTTCAAGGCGATTGCGGAGATACTCGCGTTTGTGTACAAGACAAAAGGAAAAATATAA
- the flhA gene encoding flagellar biosynthesis protein FlhA encodes MSARDFPVLVGVIMIVAMLIVPLPTWLISILILVNISLALLVLLNTMNMREPLEFSIFPSLLLLLTLFRLGLNVSTTRAILTHGEAGGVVEVFGSFVVGGNVVVGLVVFLILIIINFIVITKGSERVSEVAARFTLDAMPGKQMSIDADLNAGMISEIEARERREKVGREADFYGSMDGASKFVKGDAIAGIIIVIINLIFGIIIGVMQLEMSMGEAAAHFSMLTVGDGIVSQIPALLISTATGITVTRAASKGNLSNDIISQLLSYPSMLYVTAGTMFFLGLFTPIPEIITIPLAGIIAYGGYQITRTPKQDIKQIEETEEEIQTDEMKSPESVVNLLSVDPIEFEFGYGLIPLADASQGGDLLDRVVMIRRQLAIELGLVIPVVRIRDNIQLNPNEYRLKIKGNEMARGELLLDHYLAMSPGVDDESIEGIDTIEPSFGLPAKWIAEDMKENAEMMGYTVVDPPSVVSTHLTEIIKGNAHELLGRQETKQLIDHLRETAPILVDEVTPSPLSIGEVQKVLSKLLKEKVSIRNLPIIFETLADYGKITSDADLLNEYVRQNLARQITNALSVGNDSLKVVTLSGRVEKMIADAVQQTEHGNYLSLDPNDSQAILESIASKLEELTLMEQSPIVLCSPAVRMYVRQMTERYFPQVPILSYNELEANVEVQSVGVVNVE; translated from the coding sequence ATGTCAGCTAGAGATTTTCCCGTATTAGTCGGTGTGATCATGATTGTAGCTATGTTAATTGTACCACTGCCGACCTGGCTAATAAGTATTTTAATTTTAGTAAATATATCTCTTGCACTCCTTGTATTGTTAAATACGATGAATATGAGGGAGCCGCTGGAGTTTTCAATTTTCCCGTCCCTTTTACTCCTGTTGACTCTTTTTAGATTAGGCCTAAATGTGTCAACTACTCGTGCAATTCTGACACATGGCGAAGCCGGCGGTGTAGTTGAGGTGTTTGGATCATTTGTAGTCGGAGGAAATGTAGTAGTAGGGTTAGTTGTGTTTCTTATTCTCATTATTATTAATTTTATTGTTATTACGAAAGGTTCAGAGCGAGTTTCGGAGGTAGCGGCACGGTTTACGCTTGATGCGATGCCTGGTAAGCAGATGAGTATTGATGCAGATCTAAATGCAGGTATGATTTCAGAAATAGAAGCACGTGAGAGACGAGAAAAAGTCGGCAGAGAAGCGGACTTTTATGGTTCGATGGATGGTGCGAGTAAGTTTGTTAAAGGTGATGCGATTGCCGGAATTATTATCGTTATTATTAACTTGATATTCGGGATAATTATCGGTGTCATGCAGCTTGAAATGAGTATGGGCGAAGCAGCCGCACACTTTTCCATGTTAACAGTGGGTGATGGAATAGTCAGTCAGATTCCTGCACTATTAATCTCGACAGCAACAGGAATTACAGTGACACGGGCTGCATCGAAAGGAAATCTATCCAATGATATCATTTCACAATTACTATCTTATCCTAGTATGTTATACGTCACAGCAGGAACTATGTTTTTCTTGGGACTCTTTACACCTATTCCAGAGATAATCACTATCCCGCTGGCAGGAATTATTGCATATGGCGGATACCAAATAACGAGAACACCAAAACAGGATATCAAACAAATAGAAGAAACAGAAGAAGAAATTCAAACAGATGAAATGAAAAGTCCGGAAAGTGTTGTCAACTTGCTAAGTGTTGATCCAATAGAGTTTGAGTTTGGATATGGGCTGATTCCTCTTGCTGATGCCAGTCAGGGGGGAGATTTACTCGATCGCGTAGTGATGATTAGACGTCAACTGGCGATTGAACTTGGACTTGTGATTCCAGTCGTCAGAATCAGGGATAATATTCAGCTGAATCCCAATGAATACAGATTGAAGATCAAAGGGAATGAAATGGCGAGGGGTGAATTATTGCTCGATCATTATTTAGCAATGAGCCCTGGGGTTGATGATGAATCAATAGAAGGAATTGATACAATTGAACCGTCTTTTGGACTCCCCGCTAAGTGGATTGCAGAAGATATGAAAGAAAATGCAGAAATGATGGGGTACACAGTAGTCGATCCGCCAAGCGTGGTTTCAACCCATTTGACAGAAATTATCAAAGGGAATGCTCACGAACTGTTAGGACGTCAAGAAACGAAACAACTAATTGACCATCTGCGTGAAACAGCCCCGATCCTCGTAGACGAAGTCACACCCAGTCCGTTATCAATCGGCGAAGTACAAAAGGTTCTGTCTAAGCTATTAAAGGAAAAGGTTTCGATTAGAAATTTACCAATCATTTTTGAGACATTAGCTGATTATGGAAAAATTACTTCAGATGCCGATTTATTGAATGAATATGTAAGGCAGAACTTAGCTAGACAAATCACCAACGCATTGTCAGTTGGTAATGACAGTTTAAAGGTGGTTACATTGTCCGGTCGTGTTGAAAAAATGATTGCTGATGCGGTTCAGCAGACTGAACACGGTAATTATTTATCATTGGATCCAAATGATTCACAAGCCATTCTTGAATCGATTGCGTCGAAATTGGAGGAGCTCACTCTAATGGAGCAGTCTCCTATCGTTTTATGTTCACCTGCTGTCAGGATGTATGTTCGGCAGATGACGGAGAGGTACTTTCCACAAGTTCCAATTCTTTCATACAACGAATTAGAAGCAAATGTTGAAGTTCAAAGTGTCGGGGTGGTGAATGTAGAGTGA
- the flhF gene encoding flagellar biosynthesis protein FlhF: protein MKVKKYVASSMSEAMKKIREELGSEAVILSSKPVFSNGFIGLFKKRSIEVVAAIDPPPFRQPTQKQKQKIPHKKPAERPSVYEIKTDQKLQQTTQQELVKDVADIKSMIQSFGKPNSVHYPPAIQQVSNILSEHEVSSLLQDEFLGNIIKKWHENPGESDVETVNSWLEAELVKKISGISNWGAQFQKKFISFVGPTGVGKTTTLAKAAADSILIHNKKVAFITTDTYRIAAIDQLKKYAEILNVPVEVAYNLEDFKKAAERFADYDVIFVDTAGRNFRNQEYVEDLSRIIEFNTEMETYLVLSLTSKEKDMDDIYHQFSLIKIKQTIFTKADETSTYGTMLNFIIRHQVGVAYLTNGQDVPNDIETASPELIASKILGKQYE, encoded by the coding sequence GTGAAGGTGAAAAAATATGTAGCTTCTTCAATGTCAGAAGCCATGAAAAAAATCAGGGAAGAGCTAGGCAGTGAGGCGGTTATTTTAAGTTCAAAACCCGTTTTTTCCAATGGATTTATTGGTTTATTTAAAAAACGGAGTATAGAGGTGGTTGCTGCTATCGATCCACCGCCTTTTAGACAGCCTACACAAAAGCAGAAACAAAAGATACCTCACAAAAAACCGGCTGAGAGACCCTCAGTATACGAAATTAAAACAGATCAAAAGTTGCAGCAAACGACTCAGCAGGAATTAGTCAAAGATGTTGCTGATATAAAAAGTATGATTCAATCTTTTGGTAAACCCAATTCTGTACATTATCCGCCCGCTATTCAGCAGGTAAGCAATATACTAAGCGAACATGAAGTGAGTTCGCTATTACAGGACGAATTTTTGGGAAACATCATAAAAAAATGGCATGAAAACCCTGGGGAAAGTGATGTAGAGACAGTAAATTCCTGGTTAGAAGCTGAACTAGTAAAAAAAATATCAGGGATATCTAACTGGGGTGCACAGTTTCAAAAAAAATTCATAAGTTTTGTAGGTCCTACTGGTGTGGGGAAAACGACCACCCTTGCAAAAGCAGCTGCCGATTCCATTTTGATACACAATAAAAAGGTAGCCTTCATTACTACAGATACTTATCGGATTGCTGCGATCGATCAATTAAAGAAATATGCTGAGATTTTAAATGTACCAGTTGAAGTAGCGTATAATCTTGAGGACTTTAAAAAGGCAGCAGAACGGTTTGCTGATTATGATGTAATTTTTGTAGATACGGCGGGTCGTAATTTTAGGAATCAGGAATATGTTGAAGATTTAAGTCGAATCATCGAGTTCAATACTGAAATGGAAACATACCTTGTACTGTCCTTGACTTCAAAAGAAAAGGATATGGATGATATATATCACCAATTTTCTTTAATTAAAATAAAACAAACTATCTTTACAAAAGCGGATGAAACGTCCACATACGGCACAATGCTCAACTTTATTATTCGTCATCAGGTTGGTGTTGCCTATCTAACAAATGGACAGGATGTGCCGAATGATATTGAGACTGCTAGTCCTGAATTAATTGCTAGTAAAATCCTTGGTAAGCAATATGAGTGA
- a CDS encoding MinD/ParA family protein → MQRNNSQAKAVAIVSGKGGVGKSNFSLNFAISLAKLGKRVLLFDMDIGMGNIDILMGRNTEFTIIDFFEKQIPLKEIISTGPENISFLAGGSGLTDLFSLEESAFKRFLAELTHLTGQYDYILFDMGAGINQDSSKFLLCVDELIVITTPEPTAIMDAYSMMKYLNSINHLIPFYLICNRVETTKEGQDTNKRLQNALRKFLTKEITPLGLLPDDKTVSRAVIKQIPFILFNPEARVSKALIEIASRFIKQSFSDDLTVKNRNFLGNLKRYFLGKKAHK, encoded by the coding sequence ATGCAAAGGAACAACAGTCAAGCGAAAGCAGTTGCTATAGTTAGTGGGAAGGGCGGGGTAGGGAAATCAAACTTCTCGTTGAACTTCGCCATTTCTTTAGCGAAATTAGGAAAGCGCGTCCTGTTATTTGATATGGACATAGGGATGGGGAATATCGATATATTAATGGGGAGGAATACTGAATTTACCATCATCGATTTTTTTGAAAAGCAGATTCCATTAAAAGAAATTATTTCAACAGGACCAGAGAATATATCCTTTCTTGCAGGAGGATCTGGACTGACTGATCTGTTCTCGCTCGAGGAATCAGCATTTAAACGGTTTTTGGCTGAGTTAACTCACTTGACGGGCCAATATGATTATATTCTTTTTGATATGGGGGCAGGCATTAATCAAGACTCTAGTAAGTTTCTTTTGTGTGTGGATGAGTTAATTGTCATCACTACCCCTGAACCTACTGCGATAATGGATGCATATTCTATGATGAAGTACCTGAATTCAATCAATCATCTAATCCCATTTTATTTAATCTGTAATCGGGTTGAAACAACAAAAGAAGGTCAGGATACCAATAAGAGACTTCAAAATGCATTAAGAAAATTTTTAACTAAAGAGATAACTCCACTCGGATTATTACCTGACGATAAGACTGTATCACGAGCGGTAATTAAACAGATTCCCTTTATACTTTTTAATCCTGAAGCAAGGGTTTCAAAAGCTCTCATCGAAATAGCTTCTCGGTTTATCAAACAATCTTTTTCTGATGATTTAACGGTGAAAAATAGGAATTTTCTAGGGAATTTAAAAAGATATTTTCTTGGAAAGAAGGCGCACAAATGA
- a CDS encoding protein-glutamate methylesterase/protein-glutamine glutaminase, translating to MKKISVLIVDDSAFMRKLISEFLTENERIEIVGTARNGIEAIKKVKDFRPDVVTLDVEMPIMDGIDALKNIMEECPTAVIMLSSTTQEGTENTFTAMHLGAFDFIAKPSGAISLDLHKIKSDLISKVICAGTANVKRLQQPAEKYEVQAHTTAVISDIGPKEIKVNTEQLLQKSQTDKKIILIGTSTGGPRALQTVLSKLPSSINAPILVVQHMPPGFTNSLAMRLNSLSAITVKEAEEGELIQKGTAYIAPGGYHLKVKKSGRSLIVCLDKTDQQNGHRPSVDTMFESVSVLENYEKIVVIMTGMGTDGANGLITLKKTGITKAIAESQETSIVFGMPKAAIATGLIDNIMDVEQIAKGIDSYI from the coding sequence ATGAAAAAAATTTCCGTTCTTATTGTAGATGACTCAGCTTTTATGCGAAAACTCATTTCAGAGTTTCTTACTGAGAACGAAAGAATTGAGATTGTGGGTACAGCGAGAAATGGTATAGAAGCCATAAAAAAAGTTAAGGACTTTAGGCCGGATGTGGTCACTTTAGATGTTGAAATGCCAATTATGGATGGGATTGATGCTTTAAAGAACATTATGGAGGAGTGTCCTACTGCTGTAATCATGCTTTCGAGTACAACCCAGGAAGGGACTGAAAATACCTTTACAGCGATGCACCTCGGAGCATTTGATTTTATAGCAAAGCCTTCGGGGGCTATTTCACTTGATTTACATAAAATTAAGAGTGATTTGATATCTAAGGTAATCTGTGCAGGAACTGCAAATGTTAAAAGGCTGCAACAGCCTGCCGAGAAATACGAAGTGCAAGCTCACACTACTGCTGTTATTAGTGATATCGGACCTAAAGAAATAAAGGTAAATACAGAACAGTTGTTACAAAAAAGCCAAACGGATAAAAAAATCATTTTAATTGGTACGTCGACTGGAGGCCCTAGGGCACTTCAAACGGTATTATCCAAACTTCCTTCATCTATAAACGCACCAATTCTTGTCGTCCAGCATATGCCTCCAGGCTTTACAAATTCTTTGGCAATGCGTCTAAATTCGCTATCTGCCATCACAGTCAAAGAAGCAGAGGAAGGAGAACTTATTCAAAAAGGGACAGCCTATATTGCACCAGGAGGCTATCATCTGAAAGTAAAAAAGTCAGGTAGGAGTTTGATAGTCTGTTTAGATAAGACTGATCAGCAGAATGGACATCGTCCATCAGTGGATACGATGTTTGAATCAGTAAGTGTTCTTGAAAACTATGAAAAAATTGTAGTAATCATGACTGGAATGGGAACTGATGGGGCTAATGGACTTATTACATTAAAGAAAACAGGAATAACTAAGGCGATAGCTGAATCACAGGAAACCTCCATCGTTTTTGGTATGCCTAAGGCAGCCATTGCGACAGGACTTATTGATAATATAATGGATGTTGAACAAATTGCAAAAGGTATAGACAGCTATATTTGA
- a CDS encoding chemotaxis protein CheA has protein sequence MDMNQYLEVFIDESKEHLQMCSEHLLELEKEPQNLSIVNEIFRSAHTLKGMSATMGYEDLANLTHKMENVLDAIRNQKTVLTPDIFDVIFQAVDHLEAMVMSIADGGDGKRNVQEVVAKLQRIENGESPLSSSNDDLSLPAGNPVKKQEQDSIYDEFELTVLQQSSDQGFESYEITIELRDDCLLKGARVFMVFEILEKSGEVIKTTPPVDQLEEERFDQSFKVTVVTKESAENLQKKIMKVSEIDKVIITKLDLSELRLAVTKQEEVETQSKTLISNQSSEKIVEEKKTKNGKPAGNKTIRVNIERLDTLLNLFEELVIDRGRLEQISKELDNQELHESVERMSRVTGDLQNIILNMRMVPVDTVFNRFPKMIRQLARDLNKKVNLEIVGADTELDRTVIDEIGDPLVHLLRNAMDHGIETPENRLQNGKPEEGTIFLKAYHSGNHVFIEIKDDGAGIKRNRVVTKAIGNGILTAQQADTLSDKQVYELIFASGFSTADKISDVSGRGVGLDVVKNTIESLGGSVTIDSLEGEGSTFLIQLPLTLSIISVMLVEIQNEKFAVPLTSIIETAIIKKADILHAHNQQVIDFRGKVLPLLFLKDIMEVPTVKDEDDFYSVVIVRKGDKLAGLVVDSFIGQQEIVLKSLGEYLTSAFAISGATILGDGKVALIIDCNALIM, from the coding sequence ATGGATATGAACCAGTATTTAGAAGTATTTATTGATGAAAGTAAAGAACACCTTCAAATGTGTAGTGAGCACTTGCTTGAGCTTGAAAAGGAACCGCAGAATCTTTCAATTGTAAATGAAATTTTCCGGTCTGCTCACACATTAAAAGGGATGTCAGCTACGATGGGATATGAAGATCTCGCTAATTTAACTCACAAAATGGAGAATGTTCTGGATGCCATTCGAAATCAGAAAACGGTGCTAACACCAGATATTTTTGATGTTATTTTTCAGGCTGTAGATCACCTTGAAGCAATGGTAATGTCAATTGCTGACGGCGGAGATGGAAAAAGAAATGTTCAAGAGGTTGTTGCAAAGTTACAGAGGATAGAGAATGGAGAATCTCCATTAAGTAGTAGTAACGATGATTTATCCCTACCTGCAGGCAATCCAGTGAAAAAACAAGAACAAGATAGCATTTATGATGAATTTGAATTGACTGTTCTTCAACAATCAAGTGACCAAGGCTTTGAAAGCTACGAGATTACTATTGAATTACGGGATGATTGCTTATTAAAGGGCGCTCGGGTATTTATGGTATTTGAAATTCTTGAAAAATCTGGTGAGGTCATTAAAACAACACCTCCAGTTGATCAACTTGAAGAAGAGAGGTTTGATCAGAGTTTTAAAGTAACTGTTGTTACAAAAGAAAGTGCAGAAAATCTTCAAAAGAAAATAATGAAAGTTTCTGAAATTGATAAAGTGATTATTACGAAGCTTGATCTTTCAGAACTTAGATTGGCTGTTACGAAACAAGAAGAAGTAGAAACGCAATCAAAAACATTAATAAGTAATCAGTCATCAGAAAAAATAGTGGAAGAAAAGAAAACGAAAAATGGAAAACCAGCAGGTAATAAGACGATTCGTGTAAACATAGAACGTCTTGATACATTATTAAACTTATTTGAAGAGCTTGTCATCGATAGAGGAAGACTAGAACAAATTTCAAAAGAGTTGGATAATCAAGAACTGCATGAAAGTGTTGAACGGATGTCCAGGGTTACCGGAGACTTGCAAAATATCATATTAAATATGAGAATGGTGCCCGTCGATACCGTATTTAATAGATTTCCAAAAATGATTCGTCAGCTGGCAAGAGATCTTAATAAAAAAGTAAATCTCGAAATTGTAGGAGCGGATACAGAGTTAGATAGAACAGTAATTGACGAAATAGGCGACCCGCTTGTTCATCTCCTTCGAAATGCAATGGATCATGGAATTGAGACGCCTGAGAATCGCTTGCAAAATGGTAAGCCGGAAGAGGGAACGATTTTCTTAAAAGCTTATCACAGCGGCAACCATGTCTTTATTGAAATAAAAGATGATGGAGCGGGTATTAAAAGAAATCGAGTTGTAACCAAGGCAATTGGGAATGGGATTTTAACTGCACAACAAGCAGATACATTGTCGGATAAGCAGGTTTATGAATTAATATTTGCTTCTGGATTCTCGACGGCTGATAAGATTTCGGATGTTTCTGGCCGAGGTGTTGGTTTGGATGTAGTTAAAAACACGATTGAATCACTTGGTGGTTCTGTAACAATTGATTCATTGGAGGGAGAAGGTTCGACTTTTCTCATTCAGCTTCCACTCACTTTATCGATTATTTCCGTTATGCTGGTAGAAATACAAAATGAAAAATTTGCTGTACCACTTACCTCTATTATCGAAACAGCTATTATTAAGAAGGCAGATATTTTACATGCGCATAACCAGCAGGTAATTGATTTCAGAGGGAAAGTACTTCCACTTCTTTTCTTAAAAGATATTATGGAAGTACCTACGGTCAAAGACGAAGATGATTTTTATTCAGTAGTGATTGTCAGAAAAGGAGACAAGCTGGCAGGATTAGTGGTAGATTCATTTATCGGTCAACAGGAAATTGTTTTAAAATCTCTTGGAGAGTATTTGACCTCAGCATTTGCTATTTCAGGTGCGACCATTTTAGGTGATGGAAAAGTCGCGTTGATTATTGATTGTAACGCGTTAATTATGTAA
- a CDS encoding chemotaxis protein CheW: MIEQIEQEEMKIIVFQLKDKEYALPVNHVKAIEKILHITRVPRTVPFIKGVINLRGVIIPIIDLRIRFALDEQVYTEQTRIIIVTLDGMDAGLIVDSANDVIDIFMDTIEPQPDVVGSVADEFISGVVKLDKRLLILLNLEKVLNPEETLLSVKEG; encoded by the coding sequence ATGATAGAGCAAATTGAACAAGAAGAAATGAAAATAATTGTATTTCAATTAAAAGATAAAGAATATGCCCTGCCCGTCAATCATGTTAAGGCCATTGAAAAGATTCTTCATATTACTAGAGTGCCAAGAACTGTCCCATTTATAAAGGGTGTTATCAATCTTAGAGGCGTAATTATTCCTATCATTGATTTGCGAATTCGATTTGCACTTGATGAGCAAGTTTATACTGAACAGACGAGGATTATCATTGTTACTCTTGATGGAATGGATGCAGGGTTAATTGTTGATTCGGCGAATGATGTGATAGATATTTTTATGGATACGATCGAACCACAGCCTGATGTGGTGGGTTCTGTCGCAGATGAGTTTATTAGTGGTGTGGTTAAGCTGGATAAACGTTTGCTCATCTTATTAAATTTAGAGAAAGTGTTGAATCCGGAGGAAACCCTTCTCTCCGTCAAAGAAGGGTAA